CTGGAATACATAGATAAGGCTGACGTTTATAAAGAAAAATATGATCATCTTTCTGAAGAGGAAAGATCCCTGAGGCTGGAAAATGACACAAAAAAGGCTGCGGAAATCCAAAGGCAGCGGGAAGCGCAAGAAGCACTGTTAAAAAAAATGGAACTGATAAAAAAGCGGAAGCAGGAGGAGATTGCAAAAGAAAACTATTTAAAAAGTTTGCAAACCAACGTTACTATCGATGGGAATCGGGTCCTTGTGCCGGTAAAACTGGGATACAGAGGAAGAGAAGTGGAAGCATTACTCCTGCTGGATACAGGAGCTACCATTACAACGCTGCATGACGATATCGTAGAACAACTATTTATCACCCAGTCAAAAAAGGCCGCAGCCAAAGTAGTATCTGGGAAAGTAGTTGATTTCAGAGTGGCGACATTAAACTATATTAAAGTCGGGAGCCTGAAGTTGGAAAATGCGCTTGTCGGCATCATCAAACACACAGGTCCTTCCGTCGGTCATAACGGATTGCTGGGTATGAATTTTTTACGCCACTTTGATTACAGCATCGATTTCGAAAAACAGATCATCAACTGGAAACCCTGAATCCTGTGCTTTGATTCGCCCCTTGAAAGGGCTACTTTACAGAAACCCTGTTTAAACCGATTAAAGGAAAAAGCGTTAATGCCGGTAAATTTCCAAAACAAGGAAAACGTTGTCGTAGGGATCATTGCAGACACGCACGGCCTGCTTCTGCCGGCAGCGATAAAAGCCCTTGAAGGCGTTGACCTGATCATTCATGCAGGCGACATCGGCAATACCAAGATCATAGACGAGCTGCAAACCCTCGCACCGGTTGTGGCTGTCCGGGGCAACATAGATACGACTGAAGGACTAAAAGAACTTCCCGAAACAGAGGCGGTCGAAATCGGCAACGTTTTTTTATATGTA
This DNA window, taken from Candidatus Desulfatibia profunda, encodes the following:
- a CDS encoding clan AA aspartic protease, with the translated sequence MYHHCKTSAFLGILLAAALLFPLKLTAEFYKYVDENGHLHFVDDQSKIPLEYIDKADVYKEKYDHLSEEERSLRLENDTKKAAEIQRQREAQEALLKKMELIKKRKQEEIAKENYLKSLQTNVTIDGNRVLVPVKLGYRGREVEALLLLDTGATITTLHDDIVEQLFITQSKKAAAKVVSGKVVDFRVATLNYIKVGSLKLENALVGIIKHTGPSVGHNGLLGMNFLRHFDYSIDFEKQIINWKP
- a CDS encoding metallophosphoesterase family protein — its product is MPVNFQNKENVVVGIIADTHGLLLPAAIKALEGVDLIIHAGDIGNTKIIDELQTLAPVVAVRGNIDTTEGLKELPETEAVEIGNVFLYVIHDIHRIDIAPSEAGFNAVISGHLHYPSIVQHSEVLFLNPGSAAQPRREYPASLALLHIQGNSIKAQIVDIDD